The following are from one region of the Oscarella lobularis chromosome 3, ooOscLobu1.1, whole genome shotgun sequence genome:
- the LOC136184397 gene encoding LOW QUALITY PROTEIN: NADH-ubiquinone oxidoreductase chain 6-like (The sequence of the model RefSeq protein was modified relative to this genomic sequence to represent the inferred CDS: substituted 1 base at 1 genomic stop codon): TVEGLFYIFALGVIISEIMVISALNPIHSVFWLIVVFLGASALFILLGIDFIALIFLIVYVGAIAILFLFVIMMLNLTDLEGGGDMSNYIPIGSGIGVLLLFEVLIMGREATAYNYRDIDHECLKGGVDAXDASIEIIKSSNIEVLGRILYTDYYYLFIIASFILLVAMIGAIVLTHELGAELKRQDLFTQTSRSLWQ; this comes from the coding sequence ACAGTGGAAGGgttattttatatatttgCATTAGGTGTTATAATATCTGAGATAATGGTAATCTCAGCACTTAATCCAATACATTCAGTGTTTTGGTTAATAGTAGTATTTTTGGGCGCTTCAGCCCTGTTTATTTTATTAGGTATTGACTTTATAGcattaatatttttaatcGTTTATGTGGGAGCAATTGCGATATTATTTTTGTTTGTAATTATGATGCTAAATCTTACTGACCTTGAGGGGGGCGGGGATATGTCAAATTATATTCCAATTGGCTCTGGAATAGGAGTTCTTTTATTATTTGAAGTTTTAATTATGGGAAGAGAAGCCACTGCATATAATTATCGAGACATAGATCACGAATGCTTAAAAGGAGGAGTTGACGCATGAGATGCCTCTatagaaataataaaatccTCAAATATAGAAGTCTTAGGGCGAATTTTATACAcagattattattatttatttatcataGCAAGCTTTATATTATTAGTAGCAATGATAGGAGCTATAGTTTTAACTCATGAGTTAGGAGCAGAGTTAAAAAGACAAGATCTTTTCACACAAACAAGTCGATCATTATGGCAATAA
- the LOC136184726 gene encoding fanconi-associated nuclease 1-like, translating to MRGRGRPIGKRRRTDDDDSSENSKRAVVVVVESDDEEDGIKKTEKRNLSSESPLPYYLENFLFILDSVLTSDERNLFNGDDMVAIDSLKSLSLSAQKLYVRLFTRSYRWLRVQKLMYPEISTDLEPVGKELIRAGLAQSDDFLWDLDVVLSMLSGSEVKQLAKTMHLDVRSSSSKADCIAAFLQLGAKQKSILSYAAASRCRPRENETKSIILKKHVKAKEVLGASLRIDLRKKSVFERVLLLFSLPTILDDDEQAAIGKTELYGLLQVNLGEVVYPGYVVSKSTPVFSSREDLIEYAEALRCEREFLGAIEKGNLEKSQEICQSSQTMLEICLTKSKAPSPPSFLLCYTSGWVYTRILWRGVEILQRLRNYVDAVRLLERLLAQPIYCPAKRGAWWDRLALNLDQHLKNRTRSIDAIARGLADANTRTGHRLALIDCARKICQSHAEFRARLVDFPLPYERKAKVVELVGSVLPESVTGERTVYVSDDGVLSSVELLALKCYREREGWEKGLHAEGSSLGTLFALLMWDVIFSGGIDDVFRSKYQASPLDFGTDEFYKNRKELIDSRLEEVQRADSETLRGMIGSVWDSHYGQQCVGLHWDLFENGKRDAQDLACCMGGSVLSCVCGRLAKDYRHCRGGVPDLTLWSPLKNDCKFAEVKSPTDRLSTKQILWIDFLTRHGAKAEVCKMKKDGSLIREDRGQERICLEGVRS from the exons ATGAGGGGAAGGGGAAGGCCCATCgggaaaaggagacgaacagatgacgacgattcttcggaaaattcgaaacgaGCTGTGGTGGTAGTAGTggaaagtgacgacgaagaggatgGAATAAAGAAAACCGAGAAGCGGAATTTATCTTCCGAATCTCCGCTTCCTTATTATTTGGAAAATTTTCTGTTTATTCTCGACTCGGTTTTGACGAGTGACGAGAGAAATTTGTTTAACGGGGATGATATGGTCGCAATCGATTCGTTGAAATCTCTTTCCC TATCCGCTCAGAAACTCTATGTTCGACTTTTTACGAGAAGTTATCGATGGTTGCGCGTTCAAAAATTAATGTACCCAGAAATTTCAACGGATTTAGAGCCGGTTGGAAAAGAATTGATCAGAGCCGGTCTTGCGCAATCAG ATGATTTTTTATGGGATTTGgacgtcgttctttctaTGCTGTCCGGTTCGGAGGTGAAGCAGCTTGCCAAGACGATGCATCTTGACGTGCGAAGTAGCTCGTCGAAGGCCGATTGCATCGCCGCGTTTCTTCAACTCGGCGCTAAGCAGAAATCGATTCTGAGTTACGCGGCGGCCTCACGATGTAGACCACgggaaaacgaaacgaaatctATCATATTGAAAAAGCATGTGAA GGCCAAGGAAGTTCTTGGCGCGTCCCTGCGTATTGACCTGAGGAAAAAATCAGTCTTTGAGCGAGTCCTCCTtctgttttctcttcctaCTATTCTGGACGACGATGAACAGGCGGCTATAGGAAAAACTGAGCt gtaTGGTCTGCTTCAAGTCAATCTAGGTGAAGTTGTCTATCCAGGCTACGTTGTCAGTAAATCAACGCCCGTCTTCAGTTCAAGAGAAGATCTTATTGA ATATGCCGAAGCTCTACGGTGTGAACGCGAGTTTCTTGGCGCAATAGAGAAAGGCAATCTTGAAAAGTCGCAGGAAATATGCCAATCGTCGCAGACCATGCTGGAAATTTGCTTAACTAAAA GCAAAGCCCCCAGTCCTccgtcttttcttctgtgCTACACCAGCGGTTGGGTCTACACGCGAATCCTCTGgcgcggcgtcgaaattctcCAACGCCTTCGCAactacgtcgacgccgtccgcCTTCTCGAGCGACTTCTCGCGCAGCCGATTTACTGCCCCGCCAAGCGCGGCGCCTGGTGGGATCGCTTGGCTCTGAACCTAGACCAGCATCTGAAAAATCGCACCCGAAGCATCGACGCGATTGCGCGCGGACTCGCCGACGCGAACACGCGCACGGGACACCGACTCGCATTGATCGATTGCGCGCGAAAAATCTGCCAATCGCACGCCGAGTTTCGCGCTCGGCTCGTCGACTTTCCGCTGCCGTACGAACGAAAGGCGAAAGTCGTGGAACTTGTCGGCAGCGTGTTGCCGGAGAGCGTGACCGGCGAAAGAACCGTTTACGtatccgacgacggcgttttgtCGTCGGTTGAGTTATTGGCGTTGAAATGTTATCGTGAACGCGAAGGCTGGGAGAAGGGGCTACACGCGGAGGGATCGAGTTTGGGAACGCTGTTTGCTTTACTGATGTGGGACGTGATCTTTTCTGGAGGAATTGACGACGTATTTCGTAGTAAATATCAG GCTAGTCCTCTTGATTTTGGCACGGACGAGTTCTACAAGAATCGCAAGGAGTTGATTGACTCTCGTCTTGAGGAGGTTCAGAGAGCAGACAGTGAA ACCCTTCGTGGAATGATCGGTTCTGTATGGGATTCACACTACGGTCAGCAGTGCGTAGGACTGCACTGGGACCTCTTTGAGAACGGGAAACGAGATGCACAG GATTTGGCTTGTTGCATGGGCGGCTCTGTTCTTTCTTGCGTCTGTGGTCGACTTGCTAAGGACTATCGTCACTGCAGAGGGGGCGTTCCGGATCTAACGTTATGGAGCCCGTTGAAGAACGACTGCAAA tttgCTGAGGTGAAGAGTCCTACCGATCGACTTTCTACGAAGCAAATTTTAtggattgattttttgacgagACACGGGGCCAAAGCGGAAGTgtgcaaaatgaaaaa GGACGGAAGTCTGATTCGGGAAGATCGTGGCCAGGAAAGAATTTGCCTGGAGGGAGTACGTTCCTAG
- the LOC136185067 gene encoding death-associated protein kinase 1-like, producing the protein MTSYARRAVDRLIDVVGQEKKDELRRFLSTEEGFRPEQVDKCDFLSALHFAAGREFKTAEEADDWLSYLVFERNQNINEPSSGRQLYPLHCACKRGNIFGVKWLISHGADVNVKDRAGHSPYWFACASSLDRMKKLLILEEHGCGLPQDSVCQAAKNRFESSEEAHETLHYLVNEKGLSVSAIDSKKSEAPLHCACRSGSIFGVKWLVEHNAAVNSVNKFGETPFMWACRSLFDRSSKVRYLSKKGADCQAHYDSGHTELFYATFHSESKDDIKDVLEHLVREKGININAVQDGRTPLLHACRHSLSVVAIRELISLGADVAARDEWNRNALHYAADNFRAPKSLVELLIEKGVDVSCKDKDGKTPHQLARNGEIRKLLRQHYEAARFSVLLRQERVRPDTVKICVIGPEMAGKTTFVNSLLCLNLPPIKPGDRTAGVQVHNIVIPGVGKGTTWDFGAQTTFHSAHGLFFSPTNTIFIPLLCSKDGEKVTSAKDLLDRGRYWCAFAKAAMRTIAPHLMTLIRVFFVFNVIGCRENDKQLAGFQLQQVVDVLTDEFGDTFTFAHVVELDCSKSNSARMNHCREKLKSLREQVLEEAHDVPKLCHEIERNLSLSDEERKSPLGYFLTPQSYEKWVAQEIGITLTDDEKKISIEYLDSSGLIVNLGHRICLRPIWLGHNVIGPLLAPPSFPFAVQTEKLGRTSKKDIELALRGFEDMMSSSFSVTADEAIDILRCLDLCFPVDDALEMVQIPALLQNSRPRLAWVESKFDVYRGQRYECDRPVDIISPSSFVVFQSRCSRIEKTKHELWKDGVKLVKIVGPMVVECLVELGVKKGVCCIDVVLRWSGAVARCQGIAKDLLGQVKAMVVAVCEERSPGVVLNWFYLDSAHLQRLDEDPAIYSSHEVDQKMDNELLDDVLFSARPEGSYSSVKDLVIADGTRKKERALSLAEPVSYCHTGVAGIGQRVRLRRSMSHPQTQYHKSKGHSQAESASSRVDRNSPTLSKSVFPADEEPVSADLMRACAAVKGSKWEEIGVYLITSEDLENIRLNSDAGGNFVRMFKVLDSWNVAKSPKVGELLHWFHQVSVGRTAIKMKYEELYGRRK; encoded by the exons ATGACATCATACGCTCGTCGTGCGGTTGACCGActaatcgacgtcgtcgggcaagaaaagaaagatgaGCTTCGGCGTTTTCTGTCAACGGAAGAAGGATTTCGGCCCGAGCAG GTCGACAAGTGCGACTTCCTTTCAGCACTTCATTTTGCCGCAGGAAGAGAGTTCAAAACAGCCGAGGAAGCGGACGACTGGCTCAGCTACTTGGTTTTCGAGCGAAATCAAAATATTAATGAGCCATCAAGT GGAAGGCAACTGTACCCACTTCACTGCGCCTGCAAGCGAGGAAATATCTTCGGCGTAAAATGGCTCATAAGTCATGGTGCTGATGTCAACGTGAAAGATAGG GCTGGACATTCGCCCTATTGGTTTGCCTGTGCAAGTAGTCTAGATagaatgaaaaaattgctcATTCTTGAAGAACACGGCTGCGGTTTGCCGCAGGATTCTGTG TGCCAGGCAGCGAAAAACCGATTCGAGTCATCTGAAGAAGCCCACGAGACTCTTCATTACCTTGTCAATGAAAAAGGACTGAGCGTCAGCGCTATTGATTCT AAGAAAAGTGAAGCTCCTTTGCATTGCGCCTGTAGAAgtggaagcatttttggagtTAAATGGCTCGTGGAACACAACGCTGCTGTTAACAGCGTTAACAAG TTTGGCgaaacgccttttatgtGGGCGTGCCGGAGTTTATTTGATCGCTCGTCAAAGGTGCGCTACCTTAGTAAAAAAGGAGCTGACTGCCAAGCACACTATGAC AGTGGACACACAGAGTTGTTTTATGCCACCTTTCACTCAGAATCAAAAGACGACATCAAAGACGTTCTTGAGCATCTTGTCAGAGAGAAAGGCATCAATATCAATGCCGTTCAA GATGGACGAACGCCTTTATTACACGCATGTCGACATTCTCTTTCTGTCGTCGCCATTCGAGAACTAATTAGCCTGGGAGCTGATGTTGCTGCCAGAGACGAA TGGAACCGGAATGCCTTACATTACGCTGCCGATAATTTTCGTGCACCCAAATCCTTAGTGGAGCTTCTGATTGAGAAGGGTGTTGACGTGTCATGTAAAGACAAG GACGGGAAGACGCCCCATCAGTTGGCGCGGAACGGTGAAATCAGGAAACttcttcgacagcattac GAAGCGGCCAGATTCTCGGTTCTTCTTCGGCAAGAAAGGGTTCGTCCCGACACGGTCAAAATCTGCGTGATTGGCCCGGAAATGGCGGGGAAAACGACCTTTGTCAATTCGCTTCTTTGCCTTAATCTTCCTCCGATCAAACCGGGAGACCGAACAGCCGGCGTCCAAGTTCACAACATAGTAATTCCTGGCGTGGGCAAAGGAACGACTTGGGACTTCGGCGCCCAGACGACCTTCCACAGTGCGCACggtctctttttctcacCGACCAATACGATCTTCATTCCTCTCCTCTGCTCcaaagacggagaaaaagTAACATCCGCGAAGGATCTTCTCGATCGCGGACGTTATTGGTGTGCGTTCGCCAAAGCCGCGATGCGAACGATCGCGCCTCATCTGATGACGCTaattcgcgttttcttcgtcttcaacgtCATTGGCTGCAGGGAGAACGATAAGCAGTTGGCCGGCTTTCAGCTCCAACAAGTTGTAGACGTTCTGACGGACGAATTCGGAGACACGTTCACATTTGCGCACGTAGTTGAATTGGATTGCAGCAAGAGCAATTCAGCGCGGATGAATCACTGCAGAGAAAAACTGAAGAGCCTTCGGGAACAAGTTCTTGAG GAAGCCCATGATGTTCCCAAACTGTGCCACGAGATCGAGAGAAACCTCTCTCTTTCAGACGAGGAGCGAAAGTCTCCTTTGGGCTATTTCCTCACGCCGCAAAGTTATGAGAAGTGGGTCGCTCAGGAGATCGGCATCACTTTgactgacgacgagaagaagatatCCATTGAATATCTCGACTCTTCTGGACTA ATTGTTAATCTTGGTCATCGAATTTGCCTTCGTCCTATCTGGCTGGGACACAACGTGATTGGTCCGCTTCTGGCTCCGCCCTCCTTTCCGTTTGCAGTGCAGACGGAAAAATTGGGCAGAACTTCAAAGAAAGACATCGAGTTGGCTTTGAGGGGGTTCGAGGACATGATGTCGTCCTCGTTTTCTGTCACAGCCGACGAAGCAATCGATATTCTTCGTTGTCTCGATCTCTGCTTTCCTGTCGATGACGCTCTCGAAATGGTTCAGATCCCGGCTCTTCTGCAGAATTCACGTCCTAGACTCGCCTGGGTTGAGTCCAAGTTCGACGTCTACCGCGGTCAGAGATACGAGTGCGATCGTCCTGTCGACATCAtatcgccttcgtcgtttgTTGTCTTCCAATCTCGATGCAGTCGCattgagaaaacgaagcacgAACTCTGGAAGGACGGCGTCAAGCTGGTGAAAATTGTCGGGCCTATGGTCGTCGAATGTCTTGTCGAATTGGGAGTAAAGAAAGGCGTTTGCTGCATTGACGTTGTCTTGCGATGGTCAGGTGCAGTTGCGCGCTGTCAGGGCATTGCCAAAGATTTGCTTGGCCAAGTTAAAGCGATGGTCGTTGCTGTTTGCGAAGAAAGGAGTCCTGGTGTCGTTCTCAACTGGTTTTACTTAGACAGCGCTCATTTGCAGCGGCtcgacgaagatccggcCATTTATTCGTCGCACGAGGTTGACCAGAAGATGGATAACGAATTGCTCGACGATGTCTTGTTTTCGGCTCGACCAGAAGGAAGCTATAGTTCTGTTAAAGATTTGGTCATAGCGGAtggaacgcgaaaaaaagag CGAGCACTCTCTTTGGCGGAACCGGTATCGTATTGCCACACAGGTGTCGCTGGGATTGGACAGCGCGTTCGTCTAAGG CGTTCGATGTCTCATCCACAAACACAGTACCATAAGTCTAAGGGACACAGTCAAGCAGAG AGCGCGTCTTCGCGTGTTGACCGTAATTCGCCGACTCTATCTAAAA GTGTTTTTCCAGCTGACGAAGAGCCGGTTTCGGCCGACCTGATGAGAGCATGTGCAGCTGTCAAAGGCTCAAAATGGGAAGAAATCGGTGTTTATCTCATTACCTCGGAGGATCTTGAAAACATTCGACTTAATTCTGACGCGGGCGGCAACTTTGTTCGTATGTTCAAAGTACTCGACTCGTGGAACGTCGCAAAGTCACCAAAGGTGGGAGAGCTTTTACACTGGTTTCATCAGGTTAGCGTTGGGCGAACGGCTATCAAAATGAAGTACGAAGAGTTGTATGGACGTCGTAAGTAA
- the LOC136185478 gene encoding uncharacterized protein — protein sequence MSRDTQNGNDFIIGLGANIINKKPSVGLSDVIRDSNERTFYHLPYLSGEEVPAATLNTLEQILSVWITKTHEWSSFMSQFFKCWMQRGKYVFVCALTKSRERNDEKDEGLRFERELALRQPVAHF from the exons ATGTCAAGAGATACTCAGAACGGAAATGACTTCATTATTG GCTTAGGAGCCAATATAATTAACAAGAAGCCTTCTGTCGGTCTTTCTGATGTCATTCGCGACTCCAATGAACGCACCTTTTACCACCTCCCCTATCTGTCAGGGGAAGAAGTGCCAGCAGCAACATTGAATACGCTGGAGCAAATACTGAGTGTATGGATAACGAAAACTCACGAATGGTCGTCATTCATGTCACAATTTTTCAAGTGCTGGATGCAGAG GGGGAAGTACGTGTTTGTTTGTGCGCTGACAAAAAGCCGCGAAAGAAATGACGAAAAG GATGAGGGTCTCCGTTTCGAAAGAGAACTAGCCCTGCGGCAGCCA gttgCGCATTTTTAA
- the LOC136185068 gene encoding uncharacterized protein encodes MQAAKGFEVAPPSSLSLKSLQEERATSDCQDWASLDILYHFEVIGPHLYDTIVCSTPVQRSKCLRARIRSRRAREPELKVVAATPTRGQRTLCLHCLTGPLKRLFFLSRSVSFSRIYLAFARAWGLLKKDVTLCTRQSDYSKENFSYYLVLSKNCLFEIETIDVDLEDLKKGLLRGCSKLTDFGTISPDEIVINCCYLCYKRRRFRVQAPCRVLLSVLVTFSEDAVLTFYLGSLPGIAVKVPKAKPRLNLRERATQTLGEISGQLSSLPSKRSFRSCPRNLTRARNLVSLVDLITASFKDCSYRTASLTMNATNANKQTADMDLYIHSLQSSRKNLRKKLDEDYISLLEALQTPQRAAAVPLEERLAVPEEFMSRVVSKNHSALRSIENNSGATIKQINNIFYFWGPTQESVKEVRKALSCRASNARHSENWKGNVFTQGRTILGRRNAVKYVLTPERKRPSVQKKSPKFTHRLVCSHDTDTGADYGLLNDMLRKTDAFLEKFQRGQLYKSPVDQMEIHAWFHLGQVRSPVRGDLRDSEISVSLPLEGSYQSRFFSGVHLGQDAVSRFHLFLKKRPGYQLTSSYIRHDITIITPSFNTRRFIVRIPPVSSSEEKSYLEATRIPIANFCRRQSEKRSGCGYLCAKLDSDFHYDVQMPDLPCDCRLLIRTAKLSTTAEEDLEDEVLVNKFCKRVIILGSFLHLPTLPEGYLKEFHRKSSSSFFKYEGGYEVGLSQEEHIESSLPSDAAEEATGNNTSKIDIHFRSQNIEQFLRSKNAKSWKPSDVTEEIEDCIRYIRPLAVKLEMSKL; translated from the exons ATGCAAGCTGCGAAGGGCTTTGAAGTAGCCCCACCGTCGTCTCTAAGCCTGAAGTCTTTGCAGGAAGAAAGAGCTACCTCAGACTGTCAAGATTGGGCATCACTCGACATTCTGTATCACTTTGAAGTGATCGGACCGCATCTCTATGACACGATCGTTTGTTCGACGCCTGTTCAACGTTCAAAGTGCTTAAGAGCTAGAATCAGGTCCAGAAGAGCAAGAGAGCCGGAACTGAAGGTTGTGGCTGCGACTCCCACACGAGGACAACGAACGCTTTGTCTCCATTGCTTGACCGGACCACTAAAGcgattgttttttctttcacgaTCGGTTTCGTTCAGCCGCATCTATCTCGCGTTTGCTCGCGCCTGGGGACTGTTGAAGAAGGATGTCACCCTTTGCACACGTCAGTCGGACTACTCGAAAGAGAATTTCTCGTATTACCTGGTTCTCAGCAAAAACTGTCTTTTTGAGATTGAAActattgacgtcgatttggaaGATCTCAAGAAAGGGCTTTTGAGGGGCTGTTCCAAACTGACAGACTTTGGAACAATTTCACCTGACGAAATTGTCATTAATTGTTGTTACCTTTGCTACAAACGTAGAAGGTTCAGAGTTCAAGCTCCTTGCAGAGTTCTTTTGTCAGTTCTGGTGACTTTCAGCGAAGACGCCGTTCTAACGTTTTATCTTGGGTCACTTCCTGGTATTGCCGTGAAAGTGCCAAAAGCGAAACCCCGTTTGAACCTTCGTGAGCGAGCGACTCAAACTCTAGGCGAGATTAGCGGTCAACTCTCGTCGCTTCCTAGCAAAAGGAGCTTTCGAAGCTGTCCTCGCAATCTGACGAGAGCTAGAAACCTTGTCTCATTGGTTGATCTAATCACTGCATCATTCAAG GATTGCTCATACAGAACCGCTTCTCTAACCATGAATGCAACTAACGCGAATAAACAAACTGCCGACATGGATTTGTACATCCATAGCCTCCAAAGCAGTCGGAAAAATCTGCGCAAGAAACTGGACGAG GACTATATATCTCTTCTAGAGGCTTTGCAAACGCCGCAGCG TGCTGCAGCGGTACCGTTAGAAGAAAGGCTTGCTGTTCCGGAAGAGTTTATGTCTCGAGTTGTCAGCAAAAACCATAGTgctcttcgatcgatcgagaacAACTCTGGTGCAACAATCAAACAAATTAACAAcatcttttatttttgggGTCCAACCCAAGAATCAGTCAAAGAAGTTCGAAAGGCATTATCTTGCAGGGCG AGCAATGCGCGTCACTCTGAAAACTGGAAGGGCAATGTTTTTACTCAAGGACGTACGATTCtaggaagaagaaatgccgTGAAGTATGTTCTTACGCCGGAGAGAAAGCGGCCTTCGgtacaaaagaaaagtcCAAAATTCACTCATCGGCTTGTATGCAGTCATGACACAGATACTGGC GCAGATTATGGATTGCTGAATGACATGTTGCGCAAAACTGACGCGTTTCTAGAAAAGTTTCAAAGGGGTCAGTTGTACAAATCTCCGGTTGACCAAATGGAAATCCACGCCTGGTTTCATCTGGGACAGGTGAGATCGCCTGTTCGTGGCGATCTCCGAG ATTCTGAAATATCCGTTTCCTTGCCTCTTGAAGGGTCTTACCAGAGTAGATTTTTTTCTGGAGTACACTTGGGTCAGGACGCTGTGTCTCGCTTTCACTTGTTCCTGAAAAAACGTCCTGGGTACCAGCTCACTTCCAGCTACATTCGCCACGATATCACCATCATTACTCCTTCATTTAACACGAGGCGTTTTATCGTCAGAATTCCTCCGGTCTCGTCAAGTGAAGAAAAGTCCTATCTAGAAGCAACTCGGATTCCGATTGCGAATTTTTGCCGACGGCAATCCGAAAAGCGTTCTGGATGTGGCTACCTTTGCGCAAAGCTTGACTCGGATTTTCACTATGACGTGCAGATGCCGGACCTTCCTTGTGATTGCCGACTTCTTATAAGAACAG cTAAGCTAAGCACTACGGCAGAAGAAGATTTAGAAGACGAAGTATTAGTCAACAAATTTTGCAAGAGAGTCATAATTTTGGGGTCTTTTCTCCATCTCCCTACTCTGCCCGAAGGCTACTTGAAAGAATTTCACAGGAAAAGTTCATCTTCGTTTTTCAAGTATGAAGGAGGTTATGAAGTAGGACTCAGTCAAGAAGAACATATCGAGTCCAGTTTGCCCTCCGATGCCGCCGAAGAAGCCACAGGCAATAATACATCTAAG ATTGACATTCACTTTAGAAGCCAGAATATTGAACAGTTTCTTCGCTCTAAAAATGCTAAAAGTTGGAAGCCGAGCGACGTGACCGAAGAAATAGAAGATTGTATTCGCTACATCAGACCGCTAGCAGTAAAACTTGAAATGTCTAAACTGTAG
- the LOC136185475 gene encoding uncharacterized protein — protein sequence MKSCFISIMAGIVCLATSSSAAPMENEEKGPTPLEIVESIAAPLTVSQIVNELIEPFVQPNPFLPDPDTVLLIDMHAQIDDPTAGDVVRDLSGNGNHALVYGDPQFIRHDTGCMNAIQFAEADKLVVAHSPSLDITQQITIEAWIQTNTDMGYLLLKKGSYGFPKFLASQVVFSYFHLQKLNNYPYFAVTQPEATDGKWHYFAATYDGKVIRYYLDGELSKELVQVDYIRSSANGVVIGHSEGWHAHDRINFAGKFSSLRVSNRARSPDEIRHSADIGNALLHGIGCSV from the exons ATGAAGTCTTGTTTCATTTCTATTATGGCTGGAATCGTATGTCTCGCTACTTCGTCGTCTGCTGCACCAatggaaaacgaagaaaaaggaccAACGCCTTTG gaaatcgtcgagtCGATCGCCGCACCACTAACCGTATCGCAAATCGTCAACGAACTCATCGAACCATTCGTCCAGC CAAACCCGTTTCTGCCTGACCCTGACACGGTTCTTCTGATCGACATGCACgcgcaaatcgacgatccGACGGCTGGAGACGTCGTGCGTGATCTGAGCGGAAACGGAAACCACGCCCTGGTGTACGGCGATCCCCAATTCATACGTCACGACACCGGATGCATGAATGCGATTCAATTTGCCGAAGCCgacaaactcgtcgtcgctcattCGCCATCGCTAGACATCACGCAACAAATCACTATAGAAGCGTGGATTCAGACGAATACTGACATGGGATACCTCTTGCTGAAAAAGGGATCGTACGGCTTTCCCAAGTTTCTTGCCAGCCAGGTCGTCTTCTCGTATTTTCATCTTCAAAAGTTGAACAATTATCCCTATTTCGCTGTCACCCAGCCCGAGGCGACGGACGGCAAGTGGCACTACTTTGCCGCGACCTACGACGGAAAAGTCATTCGTTACTATCTCGACGGCGAACTCTCGAAGGAATTAGTTCAAGTAGATTACATTCGATCTTCAGCTAATGGCGTCGTTATCGGACACTCAGAGGGATGGCACGCACACGATCGAATCAATTTTGCCGGAAAATTCTCCTCTCTTCGCGTTTCGAACCGCGCTCGAAGTCCCGACGAAATTCGACATTCGGCCGACATTGGAAACGCTTTGCTCCACGGCATCGGCTGTTCTGTTTAA
- the LOC136185477 gene encoding uncharacterized protein, which yields MKPCSILIGIICLAASLFAAPMENEPKGPTPLEIVESIAAPLTVTQIVNELIEPFVQPNPFLPDPDTVLLIDMHAQIDDPTAGDVVRDLSGNGNHAQVYGAPQFIRHDTGCMNSIQFAEADKLVVAHSPSLDITQQITIEAWIQTNTDMGYLLLKKGSYGFPKFLANHVVFSYFHLQKLNWYPTFSVTQPEATDGKWHYFAATYDGKVIRYYLDGELSKELVQVDHIRSTTSSIVIGHSEGWHASNKINFAGKFSSLRVSNRARSPDEIRHSADIGNALLHGIGCSV from the exons ATGAAGCCTTGTTCCATTTTGATTGGCATCATATGTCTTGCTGCCTCATTGTTTGCTGCACCAATGGAAAACGAACCGAAAGGACCGACGCCTCTG gaaatcgtcgagtCAATCGCCGCACCGCTCACCGTAACGCAAATCGTCAACGAACTCATCGAACCATTCGTCCAGC CAAACCCGTTTCTGCCTGACCCTGACACGGTTCTTCTGATCGACATGCACgcgcaaatcgacgatccGACAGCTGGAGACGTCGTGCGCGATCTGAGCGGAAACGGAAACCACGCCCAGGTGTACGGCGCTCCTCAATTCATACGTCACGACACCGGATGCATGAATTCGATTCAATTCGCCGAAGCCgacaaactcgtcgtcgcccatTCGCCATCGCTAGACATCACGCAACAAATCACTATAGAAGCGTGGATTCAGACGAATACTGACATGGGATACCTCTTGCTGAAAAAGGGATCGTACGGCTTTCCCAAATTTCTTGCCAAccacgtcgtcttctcatATTTTCATCTTCAAAAGTTGAATTGGTATCCCACTTTTTCTGTCACCCAGCCCGAGGCGACGGACGGCAAGTGGCACTATTTTGCCGCGACCTACGACGGAAAAGTCATTCGTTATTATCTCGACGGCGAACTGTCGAAGGAATTGGTTCAAGTAGACCACATTCGATCTACAACCAGTAGCATCGTCATCGGACACTCGGAAGGATGGCACGCATccaataaaatcaattttgCCGGAAAATTCTCCTCTCTTCGCGTTTCGAACCGCGCTCGAAGTCCCGACGAAATTCGACATTCGGCCGACATTGGAAACGCTTTGCTCCACGGTATCGGCTGTTCTGTCTAA